In a genomic window of Thermoplasmataceae archaeon:
- a CDS encoding ABC transporter ATP-binding protein: MTEIEAAGLSTGYYGKQVLHDIDITITRPGIYVVLGKNGAGKTTFFRTITGILRLYSGTLTIDGLDPYSHPETRQKCVYLSHLSGVPLTMGVSQIIDLFAKLMDASEEDKERTIKMLGLGEMMNRSYYSLSQGQKKRVSLAKCLLRDRGIYLFDEPTTNLDPTVASDVRKDILNISRDKIVLFSSHNLYEAREIGRQVIIIDNGSIAYIGDIDKVPMGKYIVGIRADNLTDVYPDAKLEGRYYILELSSPDDVTSVIQKLAAAKIKVHEIREMSNPLEDLLR, from the coding sequence ATGACAGAAATTGAAGCTGCTGGGCTTTCGACTGGGTATTATGGCAAACAGGTGCTGCATGACATAGACATTACCATTACTCGACCAGGTATTTACGTTGTGCTGGGTAAAAATGGTGCAGGAAAGACCACTTTTTTTCGCACCATAACCGGCATATTGAGGTTGTACAGCGGGACACTGACAATCGATGGCCTGGACCCATACAGCCATCCAGAGACTAGGCAGAAGTGTGTCTACCTTTCACACCTTTCTGGCGTACCCTTGACCATGGGCGTCAGCCAAATCATTGATCTCTTTGCGAAACTCATGGACGCCAGTGAGGAGGACAAGGAGCGTACCATTAAAATGCTCGGATTGGGAGAAATGATGAACAGATCTTACTATTCCCTAAGTCAGGGGCAGAAGAAGAGAGTCTCTCTGGCAAAGTGCCTTCTTCGGGACCGCGGCATTTACCTGTTTGACGAGCCAACGACAAATCTTGATCCGACAGTTGCCAGTGATGTCAGGAAAGATATATTGAATATTTCTAGAGACAAGATTGTGCTGTTCTCTTCACATAACCTGTACGAAGCAAGAGAGATAGGCAGACAGGTCATCATAATTGACAATGGAAGCATCGCGTACATTGGTGACATAGATAAGGTTCCCATGGGGAAGTACATAGTGGGAATTAGAGCTGATAATCTAACGGACGTGTATCCGGATGCTAAACTTGAGGGAAGGTATTATATCTTGGAACTTTCCTCACCCGATGACGTTACCAGCGTTATTCAGAAACTTGCAGCTGCAAAAATTAAAGTCCATGAGATAAGGGAGATGAGCAATCCCCTTGAGGACCTACTCCGGTGA